A genomic window from Candidatus Lokiarchaeota archaeon includes:
- a CDS encoding 30S ribosomal protein S27e codes for MPKEFVQQPRSRFLRVKCLDCEEEQIIFGSAATEVRCLKCDKVLAKPSTGKAELTPNAREIEVLP; via the coding sequence ATGCCAAAGGAATTCGTTCAGCAACCTCGGTCTAGATTCTTGCGTGTCAAGTGTCTTGACTGTGAAGAAGAACAAATCATATTCGGCAGTGCAGCAACCGAAGTGAGATGTCTAAAGTGCGACAAGGTCCTTGCCAAGCCCAGTACGGGCAAAGCAGAACTGACGCCCAACGCAAGAGAGATAGAAGTACTTCCTTGA
- a CDS encoding translation initiation factor IF-2 subunit alpha has protein sequence MVLKRAEWPAPDEYAVAVATKVAPYGAYVELPEYGDKEGFIHISEVSSTWVRNIRNHIHENQRIVVRVLDVDKRKGHIDCSLRRVSDEAKRAKNEAWKRAQKAEKLLEIVGEKTNKSLEEIYEEIGWPLEDNYGEIYKGLEMASVEGKEALEDIDTSKKIKDLVAELAADRIEIPSIEIDGEVSIRVPGPGGVEVIKDALKEGLEVAKGRENSSLDIYTLGSPRYKLRIESLNYKEGEDLLSDVLQQIRTKVEKSNGSMEFKRK, from the coding sequence ATGGTCCTTAAGCGTGCCGAATGGCCTGCACCAGATGAATATGCAGTAGCCGTTGCGACAAAGGTAGCACCTTATGGTGCATATGTAGAATTGCCCGAATATGGAGATAAAGAGGGATTCATACATATTTCCGAAGTCAGTAGCACGTGGGTAAGGAACATCCGTAATCATATTCACGAAAATCAGCGTATTGTTGTTCGAGTCCTAGACGTAGACAAGCGGAAAGGGCATATAGATTGTTCACTCAGACGTGTCTCTGACGAGGCGAAAAGAGCGAAGAACGAAGCTTGGAAAAGAGCCCAAAAGGCAGAAAAGCTTCTCGAAATAGTTGGCGAAAAAACTAACAAGTCTCTAGAAGAGATATATGAAGAAATTGGATGGCCATTAGAAGACAACTATGGTGAAATCTACAAAGGTCTTGAAATGGCATCAGTGGAAGGAAAAGAAGCGCTTGAGGATATAGACACCAGCAAGAAAATCAAGGACCTTGTTGCCGAGCTTGCTGCTGATAGAATCGAGATTCCCTCCATTGAGATTGATGGCGAGGTAAGTATCCGTGTGCCTGGCCCGGGCGGCGTGGAAGTCATAAAGGACGCACTTAAGGAAGGCCTTGAAGTTGCCAAAGGCCGTGAGAATTCTTCTCTTGATATCTACACACTGGGATCCCCACGATACAAATTGCGCATAGAGAGTCTCAACTACAAAGAAGGCGAAGATCTTCTTTCAGACGTTCTTCAGCAAATCCGGACCAAAGTCGAGAAAAGCAATGGCTCGATGGAGTTCAAGCGGAAGTAG
- a CDS encoding RNA-protein complex protein Nop10 yields MTHLFKCKKCSRYTLDSETCPHCGGDVGNPHPARYSPQDKYGEYRRAAKRKSKSDLQ; encoded by the coding sequence ATGACTCATCTTTTCAAATGTAAGAAGTGTTCCAGATATACTCTTGATAGTGAAACATGTCCTCACTGTGGGGGTGATGTGGGAAACCCACATCCTGCCAGATACTCTCCGCAAGACAAGTATGGCGAGTACAGACGAGCAGCAAAGAGAAAAAGCAAATCTGACTTACAGTGA
- the gcvH gene encoding glycine cleavage system protein GcvH, with the protein MSEDTEIKDGLYYSEEHEWARIENALVTIGITDYAQNSLHEITFVEVSGAGDEINAGDECGFVESMKASSEIYSPLSGEIIEINGDLEDAPELLNEDPYGEGWLFKLKPSALDDELEDLMDANGYAEYIDSL; encoded by the coding sequence ATGAGTGAAGACACCGAAATAAAAGATGGGCTGTATTACAGTGAAGAGCATGAATGGGCGAGAATCGAAAATGCCCTCGTGACCATCGGCATAACTGATTATGCCCAGAACTCACTACATGAGATAACTTTCGTCGAAGTCTCTGGTGCGGGGGACGAAATCAATGCTGGTGATGAATGCGGATTCGTTGAGTCAATGAAGGCATCATCGGAAATCTATTCTCCTTTGAGCGGAGAGATTATCGAAATCAATGGTGACCTAGAGGATGCCCCCGAATTGCTGAATGAGGATCCCTACGGTGAAGGCTGGTTGTTCAAGCTCAAGCCATCTGCTCTCGATGATGAGCTAGAAGACTTGATGGATGCCAACGGCTACGCTGAGTATATCGATTCTCTTTAG